The DNA segment TTTTTGACGGCGAACATGACGCCCGGATTTCACGCTGCGTCTCGTCCAGCCTTGAGAAAATCCGCCGCGCCGTCGACGGTTGGTATCAGAACGAAGTCGAAGTCGATAAGCGACAGGACTTCATGGTGATGGTGGGGGCGATGAGTGCCGAAAAGTTCACCGAAAAAATGGGGGCACTGCCGCATCGCGACACGCTGGTCGTTAGCGGTGACCGCCCTACCATCCAATTGCCTGCCCTTGAACGAGAGGTTCGTGGGTTGATGGTTACCGGTGGTTTTGAACTTTCGCCGGGTTTGTTGCAGATCGCCAAAGCAAACGGCGTGACGGTCATCGTTAGTCCCTACGACACCGCCACCACGACGATGCGGATTAAGTCCGCACGTGCCATCTTGCCGGCCGTGGAACGCAATTTCGTTTCGCTTTCCGCAAAACAGCCGATCGAAGAGGCTCGCCAGCAAATCGCTCGATCCAATCAAGCCGTTTTTCCTGTCCTCGAGGACGATGGTTCCTTGATCGGTGTGCTTTCAAAATCCGATTTGGTGAATCCGCCAAAACCCCAATTGGTTTTGGTGGACCATAACGAATTAGGGCAAGCGGTTGACGGAGCCGAAGGAGCCGAAATCCTGGAGGTCCTTGATCATCATCGCTTGGGAGGAAGCCTGCGTTCGACTCAGCCAATGCGGTTTATCATGGAACCTGTCGGGTCGACATGCACCCTTGTCGCACAGCGATATCGAATGCACGGAATCGATCCCACTCCAGGGATGGCGCTATGTATGGCTTCGGGGATTATCTCCGATACGCTTTTCTTGCGTTCGCCAACAACCACCGATGTCGATCGCAATGTCATTGATTGGCTGGCAGGATTCTGTGATACCGATTTGGAATCCTTTGCGAAAGAATTTTTCGAAACCGGATCCGCCCTGCGAGTTAGCAACGCCGAGCGAGTCGTCGGCGAAGATTGCAAGGAATTCGAAGAACATGGGCACCGATTCTCGATCTCGCAGATCGAAGAGATTGGCTTTGACTTGTTCTGGAGCCGGAAGGACGAACTTGCAGATGCACTTGAGCAACTGACGGTCAGCCGGAATCTTGATTTCTCCGCATTGATGATCACCGATATCGCGACCAACGGCAGCCTGCTGTTGATGTCGCGAGAACCCGCTTGCTGGGAAGAGATCAATTATCCACGCGTCGATTTGAAACTTTACAAATTGGACAACGTGGTAAGCCGTAAAAAGCAATTGTTGCCGCTCTTCAGCAGCCTGCTAGAAACCGGCGGCGATCATTCCGACGCACGTTAACGTGGGACGCTACTTCGCTGCTGCCGAGAGGGCCCGGTTTTGAGGCAGCGAAACATTGTTTTGCTGCCGCGTCGGATCACTTGAAATGCCGCGGACTTCTGCCGGTCATGGAGACCGGCTTGGGGCGTTCGCTTTTGCGGTTAGGCGTTGTAGTACTCTCGGTACCACTTGATGAATCGATTGATGCCGGTTTCGATCGAGGTGGCTGGGCGGAAACCGACCGCTTCTTCCAGTGCATCGATATCGGCATAGGTCGCGGGGACGTCGCCAGCTTGCATCGGCAATAGATTCTTTTCGGCTTTTTGACCCAAAGCTTCCTCGATGACTTCGATGAAGTAATTCAGTTCAACCGGTTGGTTGTTGCCGATGTTATGGATCCGGTACGGAGCCATGCTGCTGCCCGGGTCGGGCTTGCTGCCGGTCCAGTCGGGATTGGCGGTCGCGGTATGCTCGGCGACTCGATAGACCCCTTCGACGATGTCGTCGATGTAGGTGAAGTCTCGTTGCATTTTTCCGTGATTGAAGACGTCGATTGGACGGCCTTCTAGGATCGCTTTGGTGAACAAGAACAACGCCATGTCGGGACGTCCCCAGGGGCCGTAGACCGTGAAGAAACGGAGTCCCGTGGTCGGCAGACCGTACAGATGGCTGTAGGTATGTGCCATCAGTTCGTTGGCCTTCTTGCTGGCCGCGTACAAACTGAGGGGATGGTCGACGTTATGGTGGACCGAAAAAGGCATTTCGGTGTTCGCCCCGTAAACGCTGCTACTGCTGGCATACGTTAGATGCGGGACCTTCGCGTGACGGCACCCTTCTAGGATGTGCAGGAATCCGGTGATATTGGATTCGGTGTAGGTGTGTGGATGGGTCAACGAATAACGCACACCTGCCTGAGCCGCCAAATGGACAACTCGATCAAACGAATGATCTGCGAACAGTTTCTCGATGGCCGCTCGATCGGCCAGATCGGCTTTGATAAATGAAAACTCGGGGTGTTTTTTGAGGATCGCCAAGCGATCCTCTTTTAACTGGACGCTGTAGTAGTCGTTGACACTATCAAGACCAACGACTCGGATTCCCTTCTTCAGCAGCAACTGCGATAGGTTAAATCCAATAAAGCCAGCGGCTCCAGTTACCAGGTAGGTTTTCATGATCTCAATAATTAAAAACGTTCGTCTGCGTACGCAGGCTCACTATGGGGAACGATTCGGGTTACGTTGACCTTCGTCCGCCGGAGTTCATCGATTTCTACCGTCATCCGTTGAATCAGATTGGCGATTTCGGTTCCAGCGGTTTCGCCGATATGGACAGTTAACGCTTTGCGGGCATTGTAGCTTAGTCCGGTCGATTTCATGAGAGCCTCCAGGCAATGAAAAAAGAAGAATCAAAAACAACGATCGTAGGCCTTAAATTCAAGCCTACTTTGGGTTCACGGCAAAAGCCTATTCCACCGTCACACTTTTAGCCAAATTCCTAGGTTTATCGACGTCACAACCGCGCAGGAGGGCCACGTTGTAGGCAAGCAACTGCAGGGGAATGACGCTGACGATGGGCTGCAGGAATTCAGGTGTCTCGGGAACTCGGATGACGTCGTCCGCCAAATTGTCGATCGCCGGGTCGGCATGGCAGGTAACCGCGATCACAGGACCGCTGCGCGCCTTGACCTCTTCCATGTTGGCGATCACTTTTTCGTAGGTGGTCCCACGAGGCACAATAAATACGCTGGGCGTGTGTTCGTCGACCAATGCGATCGGTCCGTGCTTCATTTCTGCAGCGGGATACCCTTCGGCATGGATATAGCTGATTTCTTTCAGCTTCAGTGCACCTTCGAGCGCCGTGGGGAAATTGTATTGACGTCCCATGTAAAGGAAGGTTGTGGCCGATTGGTATTTTTCGGCGACTTCCCGGACGCGTGATTCGCACGTCAGTGACTGTTCGACCGCCGCGGGCAACCTTCGCAGTGCGGTGATGAATTCCTGTCCCGCTTCGTAGCTCATGTGCCGAAGACGGCCAAAATAAAGTGCCAACATCGCCAGTGTGCAGCACTGCGATGTGTAGGCTTTTGTGCTGGCGACGCCGATTTCAGGGCCGGCGTGCAAGTAGACGCCACCATCGGCCGCTTGGGCGATGGAGCTGCCAACGACGTTGTTGATCGCCAGGGTTCGGTGCCCTTTGCGTTTGGTTTCGACCAGAGCGGCCAAGGTATCAGCGGTCTCGCCACTTTGTGTGATTCCGAATACAAGCGTTCCTGGTTCTATTGGTGGATTCCTGTAACGCAGTTCGCTAGCGTATTCGACTTCCACTGGAATCCTCGCGAATTCCTCGATCAGGTACTCGCCTACCAAAGCCGAATGCCAACTGGTTCCACAGCCGGTCAGAATGATTCGATCAACACTGCGTAGTTGCTGCGGGGTCAGATTCAAACCACCAAAAATCGCTGTCGCATTTTGATCGTCCAGTCGGCCACGCATGGCGTTGCGAATCGAATCGGGTTGTTCATGGATTTCTTTCAGCATGTAATGGGGGTACCCATCCAGGCTGATTTGTTGCGTTTCGGTTTCTAGTCGCTGGATGTCGTGCCGGACGACGCCGCTGTCACGGTGCAGGACCGTCAGGTCGTTCGCTTTCAGGATCGCAAGCTGATGGTCCGCCAGGTAGACGATCCTGTCGGTATGCCCTGCCAATGGTGAAGCATCCGACGCCAGGTAATGGACTCCGCGTCCGACTCCGACCACAAGTGGGCTGCCGAAGCGAGCGGCGATCATCATTTGCGGACATGCAGGAAAAACGACTGCCAGGCCATAGGTGCCTCGCAACTGATTGATGGCGACGCGAACCGCTTGAATGCAGCGTGCTTCTGGGTCGGTCTCTGCAGCAAGTTCGTCGTAGCATTCGGCGATTAAGTGAGCGATGACTTCGCTGTCGGTCGCCGAATGAAAGACGTAGCCCTTGGCGATCAGTTCCTCACGCAACGGTTGAAAGTTTTCGATCACCC comes from the Roseimaritima multifibrata genome and includes:
- the glmS gene encoding glutamine--fructose-6-phosphate transaminase (isomerizing), yielding MCGIVGYIGHGTSVPFLLDGLRRLEYRGYDSSGIAVIDPKGVQITRAVGRIDQLATAIAEQKPSGPLGIGHTRWATHGPPTEVNAHPHQGGNGQVVLVHNGVIENFQPLREELIAKGYVFHSATDSEVIAHLIAECYDELAAETDPEARCIQAVRVAINQLRGTYGLAVVFPACPQMMIAARFGSPLVVGVGRGVHYLASDASPLAGHTDRIVYLADHQLAILKANDLTVLHRDSGVVRHDIQRLETETQQISLDGYPHYMLKEIHEQPDSIRNAMRGRLDDQNATAIFGGLNLTPQQLRSVDRIILTGCGTSWHSALVGEYLIEEFARIPVEVEYASELRYRNPPIEPGTLVFGITQSGETADTLAALVETKRKGHRTLAINNVVGSSIAQAADGGVYLHAGPEIGVASTKAYTSQCCTLAMLALYFGRLRHMSYEAGQEFITALRRLPAAVEQSLTCESRVREVAEKYQSATTFLYMGRQYNFPTALEGALKLKEISYIHAEGYPAAEMKHGPIALVDEHTPSVFIVPRGTTYEKVIANMEEVKARSGPVIAVTCHADPAIDNLADDVIRVPETPEFLQPIVSVIPLQLLAYNVALLRGCDVDKPRNLAKSVTVE
- a CDS encoding NAD-dependent epimerase, producing the protein MKTYLVTGAAGFIGFNLSQLLLKKGIRVVGLDSVNDYYSVQLKEDRLAILKKHPEFSFIKADLADRAAIEKLFADHSFDRVVHLAAQAGVRYSLTHPHTYTESNITGFLHILEGCRHAKVPHLTYASSSSVYGANTEMPFSVHHNVDHPLSLYAASKKANELMAHTYSHLYGLPTTGLRFFTVYGPWGRPDMALFLFTKAILEGRPIDVFNHGKMQRDFTYIDDIVEGVYRVAEHTATANPDWTGSKPDPGSSMAPYRIHNIGNNQPVELNYFIEVIEEALGQKAEKNLLPMQAGDVPATYADIDALEEAVGFRPATSIETGINRFIKWYREYYNA
- a CDS encoding putative manganese-dependent inorganic diphosphatase, which codes for MPLLVFGHRNPDTDAICAALAYANLLRQTTHPDAVAACCGPANRRTEFALKRCGLEPPRIIMDVRPEVEDVCHRDVVTAEESEVFYEVYRRLKKHELRSIPVLDKDQTLVGILSLLSVMELIFDGEHDARISRCVSSSLEKIRRAVDGWYQNEVEVDKRQDFMVMVGAMSAEKFTEKMGALPHRDTLVVSGDRPTIQLPALEREVRGLMVTGGFELSPGLLQIAKANGVTVIVSPYDTATTTMRIKSARAILPAVERNFVSLSAKQPIEEARQQIARSNQAVFPVLEDDGSLIGVLSKSDLVNPPKPQLVLVDHNELGQAVDGAEGAEILEVLDHHRLGGSLRSTQPMRFIMEPVGSTCTLVAQRYRMHGIDPTPGMALCMASGIISDTLFLRSPTTTDVDRNVIDWLAGFCDTDLESFAKEFFETGSALRVSNAERVVGEDCKEFEEHGHRFSISQIEEIGFDLFWSRKDELADALEQLTVSRNLDFSALMITDIATNGSLLLMSREPACWEEINYPRVDLKLYKLDNVVSRKKQLLPLFSSLLETGGDHSDAR